atggcatcaggctaacgtgattatattacgttaattcataaagaagtcccaatatcgtgacatgaggaatagaaagcaagtcaaagaaaatttttacactactcattcagaaattctgatatattacatgggtagggaaaatattcattactttatttgttgatatacgagaagctcgttttaaccatattatctatctcatgctttatccttcataactcgcttgttagcaacagcttcgctcgggaacagtttggcccaaggacttatgtcctgataatagtcaaaacaatatttaactcattggttttcatgacctcgtaacattcgttggtcaaatgtcgcacgacgattcaagtcctttactcgatcttccatgatcttacttcaacttgtaacctctgaaatacagatactctgtttatcatcgggagttttacacatttgtttaattgggcggttctcacgagatttatggacgaatagaagtaatgaaatattttgttatgtatacaatttataaaatcatatatgtacgtatggattcaaatgaataaatttacccttacctattttggctagtatatactaaatcataccttcaaaattattttaaaaccactcatttattgagctgtttgactaagtcaattttttttatataaaatggtacacgttgtacatacttctaaatttactaagaacttccttccgtttatgttgtcacatcaaacgtttaaagctttttcaaaactcctttgattaattttatcaaattttcgcattactctacagagtgtttggatcacggttcttctcatcctccgtttaaggatgaaacttaccattaagttcattgatagaaactcttacaccactttggatgccggctttataaaatttgttggaaagtctttgcgctcataaaaattTCCTTCTTAttattggacatggccgaaacgcggactgaTAAATCAAATTTCTGAGGTACGTTTAGTGGCCACCCTGTtctcaggaaaggcactgggtgggtttctaccccaactattGTTATAATTGGTATCACAGatgtatattacactagaccgtttgagaagttctactctcgatattcacggctaaccgcaacaccctcgtatacatcaatcctatgattcaatactttgagatgcacagaatcattttggagattcatctcacttaGAGCCGACTATTCTTTATAGTCCACGATTCACGTTTCTTTTCATTCGCACAtaaattgaagaataaggatgaatcctagactgTGAGTTGGGTGTTTTTGTAAAAATACTCAGTTTCAATAAAGTCACAATTCATTGTGGTGATGATGCTTCATTTTTTCGAATTATAACACTGGTATCCTTTTTGGTTTACACCATAACCTACCATAACACACTTTTCGACACATGAATCAAGTTTCGTACGCTCATGTTTTGGAATGCGAACAAACATTGAGCATTCAAAAACTCTAGGTTCGAGATTAAGTGAGGACGGGAGAGTAAAAAATTGAGATAGAACATCCCGAGGTGTTTTTGTGCCAAGAATTTTCGTGGGTAATCTGTTTATAAGATATGTTTCACTAGCAAGTGCTTCAGGCAAAAAACTTTTCGGAACCTTGGATTTGATTATTAAAGCTCTAGTCATTTCTAAAAGTATCCGCTTTTTTCGTTCGGCGACACCATTTTGTTCCGGGGTATGAGCACATGATGTTTAATGAATAATCCCCCTTTTTCGTAAAAAGTTTCATGGAAGTGTTAACAAATTCCCCCCCCCCCATCATTGTCAGATctcaaaatttgtatatttttattaaattgggtttgaATCATTTTATAAAAATGACAGAATTTTTCAAACACTTCtgatttgtttgttaaaaaataaATCCATATCATTCGAGTGCAATCATCAATGAAGACGAAATATCTAAAGTCCCCCCCCTCTCCCACCCTACATTAATTGGTGTTGGCCCCTATACATCAGAATGAATTAAAGCAAAAGGTACATCCTTTCTAGTATTAGAAAGTTTAAAGGTACTTCTGTGGCTTTTCGCTAGAATACAAGTTTCACAACTTAAAATAACATTAGAAggaaataaactaggaaataaaaAACGTAGATAGCTGATTGAAGGGTGTCTCAATCTCCGATGCCATACTCAAGATTCCCTCTTAGGTGTTCCTTGAGCAAGTAACACGCTACCTTGTTGGGAAACCTCGTTAATATAATATAGTCCCCCCTTTTCAGTGCCATGTTCAACCACCAGCCCCGTCCGGATATTATGTAAGATGCAGAATGTTAGATACATCAGGACTTTACAATTTAATTCTTTTGTTGCATGACTTACCGATAACAGCTTATGAGACAAAACTGGAATATATAGACAATTGGGTAATTTAATAGTTGGTGAAATTTTGATAGTTCCACCACCTTTAACGTGAATAATCTCGCCATTAGCGGTTTGAATTTTATCCTTTTTTGGTTTAGTATTAAAAGTAATATCGTTTTTATCAAAAGTCATAGTATCTGTTGCACCGCAATCGAGTATCCATGACTTAGTTTTTAAACCTTTTGAGACTATATTTGCTTCAGATTGGGACACTTCATCATTTTTTATCTTAGTCAAGACAGAGTAACTATTATAACAGGGAATAATAGGTTCGGGTCTAAATTATATTCCGGGTTTACGTTTTTCATTTTGTCtacttttattaaatatttttgGTCTAATATTAATTGGCCCATCTCTTAACCCACTAACCTTATTCATATCTTGCCTATGTATGTTACTGGTGGGCTTACTCCTTTTACTTAACCTATTGTTCAAGTCCATTAAGCCATTATTTTTAGCCAGCTTATTAGGCCCATCTTCTAAACCCAATAACATATATGATGACTTATTATGTACTCTAATACGTGACCTTGTTGTATTCCCTAGGTTCATCACGTGACTAGTTAATTTGTTCTCAAGATGTATCTCGTGACTAGTCTCCTTGTTCCCAAAATGTATCTTGTGAACATCCTTTCTAATTTCCAGATCTACTTTGTTACTTATCTTTTTAGGGttgcaattttcaaataaagagtaAAAGGATCTAGAAAACTTAACTTGTCCAGTTTTGTGAGCAGCCAATCCTCCAGAACCTAATTCGGTTTcgatggtggttgttggtggtggctcAGCCACTGTTGCTGCTGCTTTTCCTGATTTATTCCACCAATTTGGATAACCTTTGATTTCAAAGCACTGCTCCCTGGTGTGCTTCGTTTTTCCACACTTGGTACATACCAACTTCGATTTATCGATTTTGGATGATGATGGCTTGCTTCTGTGAGGGTAAGGATTGGCGGTTTGCCCTAATCGATCGGTTTTACTTGCTGAAACTAAACCCGAAGCTATTCCTTGATGGTTTGAATAGATTTTGGTTTGTCCAAGGATGTGTTGATGAGCCACCTCCTTCCTCACTGTGGCGTAGGCTTCTTCTGGTGTAGATAACAGGTCTATTCTCAAAAGTTCTCTCTTAGTCGTATCATAGTTTCGATCAAGAGCATTTAGAAACTGAAAAAGTTTTTGTTCAGTTCTGATTTTGTTGTAGATGGCGATGTCAGTGGAGCACTTCATTGGGTTTGGATCTCGTCTATCGATTTCACCCCAAATTCCCTGCATCGTGATCCACAGGTTTTCAAGTGTTTGATCTTTTTGTTTGATGTCATTAGCTTTGACATGTAAGCAAAGTTTTGGAGCTTATCTTTGCCACTGCTATATGTGGTTACAAGAGCATCCCATAGCAACTTGACTGTAGCAAATTCGGTCAAGTTGCTAATAAGATTTGGCTCTATATTTTGAATTAACCATGAGAACACGATTAAATCTTCCTGTTCCCATTGGTCAAATTCTTCACTATCGTGATCTGGTGGGTTTGATGTGAGATGGTTTAGGAGGTGTTTTAATTTACCTCCTATTGCCACCTTGATCATTCGAGCCCATAAggcataattctgacttgataagctgATGTTAATTTTTAAACTGTCAGAAAGTTTTGGGCTTTGATTCATGTCGGTTTTTAATAACTAGCTCAATTGTGTTGCAAGGTCATTGGTTTAGGTTTGGTTAATAGAGTGGGTATGGATACTGTCTTCATCAAACATTGTAACCCCCCACTTAATTGGTAAATGATTGAAGCTTGAAAAATGAGTGTATTGATCTATGATCTACACCatcagctctgataccatgttttcAATTGATATAAATAGTTGGAAACAAGATGAATACAATTTGAAATGATTTTATTTATGTTTTCAGTTATTTCAAACTGAAGAAGTAAGTTTTCATTTACAATTGATGTTTGTTATATACAAAGGAAACCTAACGGCTATTTCTTAATTTAAGTATGGATTTATTTCACTTTTGAAACCACTTTTGATTATGGAAAAGTTGTAGGTTATGTATCCGTTGACTTGTCTTGGCTTGAGGCTGACATGGCTGAGCTAGAACAGTATTGGCACTCTCTATACTTGAAAATGATGAGAATACATTTCTCTGATCCAAAGTCAATACATTTCTCTGATCCAAAGTCCACTTTCCTTAAAAGGAAACTCGGGTATTTTGTTGTTCTTTAATAGATAATACATAAATTACTAAACATATTACATATATACTAAATGCATTAGATACAACCATGTTTTTTCAAACACAACGCATAGAATAAACATTTCGTCAAACATTTTACTGCAATAAAGGTGTGTCCTGCGAGAACGTGTGGCGTGCCGCTCACCTTGTTCATGTCTATATTAAGAACATCAATTTATGAATTCACAATAAGTTCATGAATTAAGTGCATAAGTTATAATTTGCATTTGAGAATATATTTTATAAGTCCATGACCGAAGTAACATTCTATCAAGTTTatcttaccaaaaggcttgatcaTTGATGTTTTCTTGGATTTTcacatgtaacaccccgtttttcgtaGCGCGAATGTTTCAAGAGGTGTTTAAACGATGaagtatattattttattaataatataatgtttgTGGTGTCGGGTGTTGGAAACATGGAGAATGGAGCGTGTAAGGAGAGGTTATGCGTACTTTCACCAATTTGGTCATAACTTTCTCAAACGAATTCGGATTGAGGCGAATCAAAAGCCCAGATGACCGTGATTCAAGACCGGACATTTTTAATTTCTAGTACTGAACTGATAAGTTCTAAGAGCGCCGCTCTTGGTCTAAGAGCGCCGCTTTTGGTCCTGATTGGGTGGTGTTTAAAATTTTGAAGAGTTAAATGAAAGGCATTTGGGTCTTTTCCCTTGGGGTCAGTTTTGAGCCAttaaactgatccattgatcatttttaTCCTCATTTAacccacacaaacactttcatcaaaccctagagtgagaaacccattttagtaagagaaagctccatttggagaagaagaaggttgattcgggttaaagtgcaagagttaaggttgttccactcgtcaacggcatcattttcgtggcattggtaagtctcaacttcgaatttcatctttatgatttgatattcaagttagagtTTTGAGCTTATTAGTTGTGAAACCTATTTGGATGATGAAGTGGATTTATGGTGActaattatttttgatacttggcgggtttcgggttggttgacattttggccatgtttaggctttgattttgggtataatcattagtgttagtgattatggaagtgttggaacccatttgagtGTAATTggatgactaattttgaaatgggtcaaaattagggtttaggtgtcaaattgggcaagatggGTGTTTAACCCTTATGATTCGGTTTAATTGGTGTATGAGGACCATTCTCACTAgtgttagtgaatattggttagtttgggcccgatttgtgcttggaagtgcatttgggtcaaaattgcactagttgtcaatttgggttggtttgtaaattctccctaattatgttgtttgttatgtgataatggaataggtacgttccattggcgattgcAGATTTTGGTTTgtgcatccatcaagatttcaaggtgagtgtcaatatactatgtgcatgtgtatgtataggatgggtgcgggttgggtgaagtgatcctcgactatagagatcacttcacatataggtggttttgatggacttgtgtaataggtccatttggcacggttgtgcgttttggttgaccacctttggcgaggtgcacacttcgtgtgtacattatcacatggacttatgatgtggagttatataatcccgatgtcgtgggattggtattgagttgcggttgagtaacccctATGATGTGAGTTTTGATTTAGGAAGTGAATCACATGTGGtgcagattcacgatgacgcgtgtagattcggtcatcttattgaggcagtggtcacgtgtggtgcggattcactaaggctcgtgtagttttggccaacctcgatgttgtgatggtaatgaagatagtagtcgcgtgtggtgcggatttactaaggctcgtgtaattcggccaatcttcatttttggTATTTGGTACTTggctttcggtattgggttaaggggttaaccttcggCGGTCTacgcttgttatatatatatatatatatatatatatatatatatatatatatatatatatatatatatatatatatatatatatatatatatatatatatatatatatatatatattgtcgtattgttgtgttgtagctaaccctccgggtgtagcttgaaggcgttgtacatatcgttgttggtgtactttCATTTTTTGActtattagcttgttgtatagcgatcgtacggtatgcttagattagcttgcctttatgcttggatgctccggtatgtgctatttgattattattgtggcgtgtccattttatgcatatatatgtatgtagtatattctcactcactaagcgttagcttaccctctcgttgactttattttttataggttcgcatgatggcgGCAAGGGTTAGTACCGGGACTAGTGAGCTAGCTTGTGATGCTTAGAAGACTTggattttggattgattaggattgggtagcatatccccaatcaccatgctctagTTTGTGTCAAAAACCTAAGGTTTAAGTCGTTAATCGGAATTTGTGGATTGTAATTGACTTCGGGTCAAAACTAGTGTAACGGGTCATTTTGTTACAAACTAATGAATCGTCATGGTTATGGAGTACTTAAATCGTGAACAAGTGTATTTTGAAGTcatattaaacttgtatttgggTCACTAAATTGTTagacttggaattgggtttaatgGGTTGGTTTAACTCTTATATATTTCGAAACTGCACATGTTCAGGTTCAAGAGCGCCGCTTTTGGAGGTAAAAGCGCCGTTTTTCGTCAGTGAGTTTTAGTCTTTTTGGTCAGTCGACATGAACACCGCTTTCAGAAATAGGAGCGCCGTTCTTGTGTCCCCAAAAGTGCCACACCTGTGGTTGGTGCGCCGCTCCTGTTCAAAAAACAAAATTTATCGTTTTTCGTTAAAATGGTAAGTGGTCGTTTCATCACACCCCACTAAGGTATATATGCCTATATGGTGAACCTGGACAATTATACTTGTAGATAACTGACAAacatttattattttaattattattattattattattatttattattattattattatttaaatctgTATTATTGTCATTGTATCATCGTAGTAATATTTATTTACTCTTACTAATATAAGTTTACTTTATTTACTCTTACTAATATAAGATTACGTTAACTCAGTGGAGAGGTCACGGCTATAGTTGTGGGTCAATAGACCCCACTATTGTAAAGTTTCTTTTATAACTTatcatttaaatttaaattttacaCGATGTCACTAAATTAAGAGTTAACACTTcatataattttaaaattaaaaaattaatgtttttaaaagaaaaacgccCATTATTTAGGAAAATTTTTACAATGTCACTTAAATTGTATATGACCCTATAATATTTTAATTCTAAAATTGTCACtacattaacttaatattaaatgcATGTTACTGAAAACTCgcattcactatatatatatatatatatatatatatatatatatatatatatatatatatatataaatatatatatatatatatatatatatatatatatatatatatatatatatatatatatatatatatatatatatatagtcttataaagctttaaaatgatgatatcatcattgagctaattactctttaatttttataatgatgatgtcataattttatattaatttaattaaaaaataatactaaatcttttataaaataaaatattaatctcTCATAAGTTGTAAAATCTTCTACAGAACACCCAagttttaaagcatattgtacaagttttatataataattgtattttaattttttaaaaaaattgaaaggcatttattattattattattaaaaatataaatacttaactTTGAGCGaactgcattattattattattatttacttttaatataatatttatatttataattattatattattaatattcaaatatggattcttttacaaaatgaaatgttccgttcatattgattataaacgttccatattaattgatttcattgcgaggttttgacctttatatgagacgttttcaaagactgcatttgtttttaaaacaaactataacctttattttatcaacaaggttaaaaggacaccacctagattatccagaaatgataatctaaaaatatcacacttacacactaccaatacatattggtttacaatattaatatgttacaataaagtaaatctcgaatgcagttttaaacaatattatacaagcatgttgacaccaaatcttgtccatactttagcatgcaacagcggaagctcttaataatcacctgagaataaacatgctttaaacgtcaacaaaaaatgttggtgagttataggtttaacctatatatttatcaaatcgtaataatagaccacaagatttcatatttcaatatacatctcatacatagagataaaaatcattcatatggtgaacacctggtaaccgacattaacaagatgcatatagaatatccccatcattccgggacacccatcagacatgataaaatcgaagtactaaagcattccaaattccagaatggggcttgttgggctcgatagatctatctttaggattcgcgtcaattaggggccagttccctaattcttaggctaccaagctaaaaggggcatattcgatttcgatcattcaaccataaaatgtagtttcacgtacttgtgtctattttgtaaaacatttataaaacttcatgtattctcatcccaaaaattttagattttaaaagtgggactataactcactttcacatatttttacttcgtcgggaagtaagacttggccactggtcgattcacgaacctataacaaatatgtacatatatatatatatcaaagtatgttcaaaatatatttacaacattttttaatacgttttactgttttaagtttattaagtcagctgtcctcgttagtaacctacaactagttgtccacagttagatgtacagaaataaatcgatatatattatcttgaatcaatccacgacccggtgtatacacgtctcaggctagatcacaactcaaagtatatatatttttagaatcaacctcaaccctgtatagctaactcaaacattactgcatatagagtgtctatggttgttccaaataatatatatacatgggtcgatatgatatgtcaaaatatttgcatacgtgtctatggtatcccaagattacataatatattagaatacatgtataatacaatatgagttagctaggatatgattaatatagatttgttaccaattttcacgtagctataacaagcaaaatttatccaatcttgttttacccataacttcttcgttttaaatccgttttgagtgattcaagttgctatggtttcatattgaactaaagtttatgaatctaaacataaaaaatataagtttatagtcggaaatacagattacaagtcgtttttgtaaaggtagtcatttcagtcgaaagaacgacgtctagatgaccattttggaaaaatatacttccactttgagtttaaccatgatttttggatatagtttcatgttcataagaaaaatcattttctcagaagaacaacttttaaatcaaagtttatcacaatttttaattaactaacccaaaacagcccgtggtgttactacgacggcgtatatccagttttacggtgtttttcgtgttttcaggttttaaatcattaagttagcatatcatatagatatagaacatgtgtttagttgattttaaaagtcaagttataaggaataacttttgtttgtgaacaagtttagaattaactaaactatgttctagtgattacaagtttaaaccttcgaataaggtagttttatatatatgaatcgaatgatgttatgtacataattactacctcaggttttgtggataaacctactggaaatgagaaaaatatatctagcttcaaaggatccttggatggcttgaaagttcttgaagtagaatcatgacacgaaaacaagttcaagtaagatttccactcgaaataagattgttaaagttatagaaattgaatcaaagtttgaatatgagtattaccttgtattagaaagatatcttactataaataagaaagatttcttgaggttggatgatcactcaaagtggatttgcaagataggaagtaagctagcaaacttggaagtgttgttggtgtgttcttgagtagttgttttataacttgatttatgtatggatttatgaactagattgagctagattttaatgaagatgatgaagaacacttagaacaatggaagaacacttgacagagagtagtttgatgcatgtaagttgcaaaaatgaaagtgtttgtgagtgccatcattcacgtgaacttagtctccccatataggctccattagtttgtaattttgtgagatatttcatgctagatgttaaatgatggttcccaaatggttaggtgactcacatgggctgctaaaagctgatcattggaatgtatataccaatagtaaatacatttagaagctgtgtattatacgagtacaaatacgagtgcatacgagtagaattgttgatgaaaatgaatgaggatgtaattgtaagctattttattaagtagaagtactttgataagtgtcttgaagtctttcaaaagtgtatgaatatatattaaaacactacatgtatatacatttttaaactgagtcgttaagtcatcattagtcgttacatgtaagtgttattttgaaacctttaggttaacaatcttgttaaatgttgttaacccattgtttattatatctaaagagatgttaaattattacattatcatgatattatgatatattagtatatcttagtatgatatatatacagttaaacattgttacaacgataatcgttacatatatgtctcgtttcgaaatcattaagttagtagtattgtttttacatatgtagttcattgttaatacacctaatgacatatttacttatcatttatcatgataaaacatagtgtatcaatatcttaatatgattcatatgtatttagtaagacgttgttataacgataatcgttatatatcgttttcgagtttcttaattcaatagtctcatttttatgtatataacttatcgttaaaatacctaatgagatacttacttatcaaaatatcatgttaacaatatatatatc
This genomic stretch from Rutidosis leptorrhynchoides isolate AG116_Rl617_1_P2 chromosome 11, CSIRO_AGI_Rlap_v1, whole genome shotgun sequence harbors:
- the LOC139874378 gene encoding uncharacterized protein, yielding MNQSPKLSDSLKINISLSSQNYALWARMIKVAIGGKLKHLLNHLTSNPPDHDSEEFDQWEQEDLIVFSWLIQNIEPNLISNLTEFATVKLLWDALGIWGEIDRRDPNPMKCSTDIAIYNKIRTEQKLFQFLNALDRNYDTTKRELLRIDLLSTPEEAYATVRKEVAHQHILGQTKIYSNHQGIASGLVSASKTDRLGQTANPYPHRSKPSSSKIDKSKLVCTKCGKTKHTREQCFEIKGYPNWWNKSGKAAATVAEPPPTTTIETELGSGGLAAHKTGQVKFSRSFYSLFENCNPKKISNKVDLEIRKDVHKIHFGNKETSHEIHLENKLTSHVMNLGNTTRSRIRVHNKSSYMLLGLEDGPNKLAKNNGLMDLNNRLSKRSKPTSNIHRQDMNKIKNDEVSQSEANIVSKGLKTKSWILDCGATDTMTFDKNDITFNTKPKKDKIQTANGEIIHVKGGGTIKISPTIKLPNCLYIPVLSHKLLSGPTPINVGWERGGTLDISSSLMIALE